DNA sequence from the Nocardia fluminea genome:
TGGGCAACCGCCGTCTCCGGCTCCTTCTCGGGCGGCGAAACGAACCTCACCGGTGCGAGGACCGGAACGGGCGGAGGCGGCGGCGATTCCGCGGGTGGCGGGGCCGGCGGAGGGTCGATCGACACGCTCGGCGGTGGCGGAGCGGGTTCTGATGGGGGTGATGGTTCAGGCGCCGGCGGCAGCGTCGGTTGCGGGGCCGAGGACGGTGGTGCCGGTACAGGCAGCGGCTTCGGCGGCGCGGGAGCGGGTAACGGGAACGGCGCAGGTGCCGGAGCAGGCAACGGGAGCGGCCGCGGGGCCTCCGGAACCAGTACTCCCGGCCCGTCGAACGGGCGGGCCGGAGCGGGCAATTCCAGACCCCCGAGGGGCGGCACCGGTATCGCAACAGTCGGCTCCTCGAAAGGAGGAACGGCCGGCCTCTCGAAGGGAGGAACAGCCGGCTTCTCGAATGTTGTTCTCGGCGTATCTGTTTCCGGCCGTCCGGGGCGGTCGCCCTGACCAGGGAGCCGGGGTTCTACGAACGGTCGCCGGGTGCCCTCCGGTTCCTCGAACCGAGGTGCCGATCGAGGAATCCCTCCCGGAGGCATCCGCCCAGTCGTGGCGAGAGGCAGCGGTACGCGTGGCGTCTCGGAAGGCTCCGGCGGGTCCGTGGTCACCGTCCCCGCGCGCGGCGTGCTTCGGGGTGCGACGACGCTCGGTGGTTCGGCCGACGGTGACACCGGAGCTGGAACCGCACCGACCGGGACGGGCGCGAACATACCCGCCCCGGCCAGCGCGGCAGCCCAGATCCCTCTCCGCACAGTCGTTTTCACCTCAGTTGCACCAGCACGGCATCGAAGGCCGTCGGGGCGACAGCAGCCGCCCGGCCATAGGGGTTCTGTAGCTCGAAGATGGTGAAGATCATGAACGTCACCACCGCCGCGAAACTGGCCACCACGACGACGTGAATGCGCGCGCTGGTGCCCGAGAACAGCAGTGACAAACCCACCGACAGGATCGCGCCGAGCGCCAGCGCCAGCCACATCATCGGCGACAACGCGCTGCCCGCGGCCTCGATCCTGGCTTGCCTGGCCTCGTAGACCTCCCACAGCCGATCGGCCGCGGCGATCTGGCGCGAACGTTGCCATTCGTCGGCGGCGGGGCTGGCCGCGATGCTGGTGCGCACCCCCGCCAACTGGTTCCATGCCCGGTCGTCGACACTCGCACCCGAGCTCATGGCGGGCCACTCGACTTCGATCACCTGCCCGGTATAGGCATGAACAGCCCTCGTGACGGTGCTGCGGGCCGGTTCCGACAACGCGTCGCCCGCCCACTGCAGGGCGAGCAGCCGGTCCGCTTCGTCCGATGCCGCCTTCGCCGCACCCGCGTTGGTGTCGAGCACGCCGATGAGCAGGAACGACGCGAGTACCACTTGCAGGCCGCCGACGAGCGTGAACACCTGCCCCACCGACTCGTTGGTGGCCTCGCCGTCGCGACCCTTGCCGCGCCTGCGCAGCATGAACGCGGCGGTCCCGGCCAGTCCCGCGGCGACGATCACCCACAGCAGTGCTTCCCACAGCATGTCTCAGTAGTCCTTGTCGTCGAGGTGGGCGAGGATGCGCCGAGCAGGGAGGACACGTTGAGGAGTCCTGCGACCGTTGAACGCGGAATAGCAAGGGGGCCAACGATGTCGAGGTTAGGTCGCCGGCAGGAGTGCCGCAATAACCAAGCAAACTGCCGACGAGCTCCTGCGATGGGCACCGGATGACCGAAATCGGCAGGCGGGACCAGCCTTCGAGGCAGTCGAGAGCCCGGCCCCCGCAGACCGTCCTGGCACGACATCCCGGCGAACCTGGCACGGAATGCGAGTGTCGTCCGCGCGGTGACACCGAGATCCGAACGACCGTACGGAGTCCCCGAATTACGCTGTTATCCTTGGCCTTTCGAGAGCAACTCCCATTGTCGACAGGTGCAGGCAACCGGAGACGGAACCGCGTCCTACCCGTTTCCGGCGACCGCGCACCCCCAGCGCGGAGGTGGAATATGCACAGCGAGGCGGACGCGCACAGGATCGAGACCGGAGGGCGAACCGAGCGCGGCGAGCAGCACTCCGACAGAACGGGGAACGATCCCCGGGTCCCAGCGCGAGAGAAGTCCGTTTTGTTCGAATTGGGGCAATCGGCGAGCGAACTTGTTCGACCGGCCGCCCTCTGCCTGGTGGAACGACCGACCCCGGCCGACGACCAAGGGGTACCCCTACGCGGGTCGCGCGATTTACAGCGGGTGGCGTTCGGCTGCCGCCTACGCGCCCGGGAGGATTTCGCCGCCACGCTGTGGACCTCCAGTACCGGGTCGGTACTCGTGGCCCGGCTGCGATCCTCCGACATCACCGCCGAGCGCGGCACCGGTGCCGGCGACGACCACTACAGCCAGTACCTGCAACTGGGTTTGGTGCTGGCCGGGCGAGCCACGCTCGAACAACAGGGCCACCGGTCGACCGCGGTGGCCGGTGAGGCGTTCGCGGTGTGTCTGGACAGCCCGTTCCGGACCACACTCGCGCGCGGCGAGACCGCGGCCACCGATGTGCTGTACCTCTACCTACCGGTCGATTCGCTGACCGCGTGGGGACTGGACGCGGCCGCGGCGGGCGGACGATCGTGGCCATTGTCCGGCGCGGCAGTGTCGGCACTGATGTTCGGCCGTGATATCGCTTGTGGCGCAACAAGTCCTGGTCATCTTCGGATCGTGGCGCGAATCGACGAGATCCTGTTCCGAGCGGCGATAGTCGCGCTGCTGGAACGCGATCTCGCCGACGCGACAAGGGACCTGACGACCGAGGACGTGCTGCGTCGACGCGCGGCCGACTTCATCGACCGTAATTTCGCCGACCCGGCGGTGAACCCGGATGCGGTCGCGGTCCGGCTCCACGTGAGC
Encoded proteins:
- a CDS encoding bestrophin-like domain, which codes for MLWEALLWVIVAAGLAGTAAFMLRRRGKGRDGEATNESVGQVFTLVGGLQVVLASFLLIGVLDTNAGAAKAASDEADRLLALQWAGDALSEPARSTVTRAVHAYTGQVIEVEWPAMSSGASVDDRAWNQLAGVRTSIAASPAADEWQRSRQIAAADRLWEVYEARQARIEAAGSALSPMMWLALALGAILSVGLSLLFSGTSARIHVVVVASFAAVVTFMIFTIFELQNPYGRAAAVAPTAFDAVLVQLR
- a CDS encoding helix-turn-helix domain-containing protein, whose translation is MERPTPADDQGVPLRGSRDLQRVAFGCRLRAREDFAATLWTSSTGSVLVARLRSSDITAERGTGAGDDHYSQYLQLGLVLAGRATLEQQGHRSTAVAGEAFAVCLDSPFRTTLARGETAATDVLYLYLPVDSLTAWGLDAAAAGGRSWPLSGAAVSALMFGRDIACGATSPGHLRIVARIDEILFRAAIVALLERDLADATRDLTTEDVLRRRAADFIDRNFADPAVNPDAVAVRLHVSRRTLFRAFELQGLSVGRLIRTRRLAAAASALSDDTRGLRDIADSCGFRTVDQLSRAFRTKYGVTPAAYRAARRKDAVTGW